The following are encoded together in the Arthrobacter sp. Y-9 genome:
- a CDS encoding amino acid ABC transporter permease: MSVITNTPAGPPEGVLGQPAEPQKAAPATGFPTTFDDGTEHRHSLGLLTADGEADSATADSATPALPAGADLRVVPARHPWRWVGTVLVTILVAAVAYSLATNPRWEWGVVAQWFTAQSVVNGLLETLKLTVIAGTLGFLLGFVLALMRLSASPLLVGVAWTFSWIFRSTPLLVQLLLWYNLGYLYEKISLGIPFTDVRFFEASTTTLISQFAAAVLGLSLNQAAYSAEIIRGGILSVDAGQLEAAAALGIPAWRRNTRIVLPQAMRAILPNAFNEIIGLVKGTSVVYVLAYSELFYTVQVIYNRTQQVLPLLLVATLWYVVITSVLSVAQYYIERHYSRGSVRNLPPTPWQRIRANLTPGRRPALQSAAQPAARISNDRTTGQEPARKDLP; this comes from the coding sequence ATGAGTGTCATCACCAACACCCCGGCAGGGCCCCCCGAGGGGGTGCTCGGCCAGCCCGCCGAACCGCAGAAGGCGGCCCCCGCGACGGGCTTCCCCACGACCTTCGACGACGGGACGGAACATCGCCACTCTCTCGGCCTCCTGACCGCGGACGGTGAGGCGGACAGCGCCACTGCGGACAGCGCGACGCCGGCCCTCCCCGCCGGCGCCGACCTCCGGGTGGTCCCGGCGCGGCACCCCTGGCGCTGGGTGGGCACCGTGCTCGTCACGATCCTCGTGGCGGCCGTCGCCTACTCGCTGGCCACCAACCCGCGCTGGGAGTGGGGCGTGGTGGCGCAGTGGTTCACCGCGCAATCGGTGGTCAACGGTCTGCTGGAGACCCTCAAGCTGACCGTGATCGCAGGAACCCTCGGCTTCCTGCTCGGCTTCGTCCTGGCTCTCATGCGGCTCTCCGCCTCGCCGCTTCTGGTGGGCGTGGCCTGGACGTTCTCCTGGATCTTCCGCTCGACGCCTCTGCTCGTCCAGCTGCTGCTCTGGTACAACCTCGGGTACCTGTACGAGAAGATCAGCCTCGGCATCCCGTTCACGGATGTCCGGTTCTTCGAAGCCTCCACCACCACGCTGATCAGCCAGTTCGCGGCGGCGGTCCTCGGCCTGAGCCTCAATCAGGCGGCCTACTCGGCCGAGATCATCCGCGGCGGGATCCTCTCCGTGGACGCGGGCCAGCTCGAAGCGGCCGCGGCCCTCGGCATCCCGGCCTGGCGGAGGAACACCCGCATCGTGCTCCCGCAGGCTATGCGGGCCATCCTGCCCAACGCCTTCAACGAGATCATCGGCTTGGTCAAGGGCACCTCCGTGGTCTACGTCCTCGCCTACTCGGAGCTGTTCTACACCGTGCAGGTGATCTACAACCGGACCCAGCAGGTGCTGCCGCTGCTGCTGGTGGCGACCCTCTGGTACGTGGTCATCACCTCGGTGCTGAGCGTCGCCCAGTACTACATCGAACGCCACTATTCGCGGGGTTCGGTGCGCAATCTGCCGCCGACCCCCTGGCAGCGGATCCGTGCCAACCTCACGCCGGGCCGCCGCCCGGCACTCCAGTCCGCGGCTCAGCCCGCCGCCCGGATTTCGAATGATCGGACCACTGGTCAGGAACCCGCCCGGAAGGACCTCCCATGA
- a CDS encoding LLM class flavin-dependent oxidoreductase produces MKFQVLDIIPHLKNPLTGEIVSPSERLSQVVETARRAEELGFDSFSVGERHAGEFISSSPTTVLAAIAAVTSRIRLQSGVTVLSVLDPVRVAEDYATIDQLSAGRLELVIGKGNEVLQYPLFGLSLEDQWDLLAEKYGLLHRLWREEGVTWEGRFRPALTDPTTTTPRPFAGAPRVWHGSATSLTSAALAAQYGDPLFTANAIQPRENYKVLIDHYREEYARHGHDPRFAYLGSGSGAGGVFLADTTQEAKAQFGPVYEALTAHRNVPGNNSPYRDIDHAVAEGPALVGSPEQVVDKILSYHELYGHDLQSISLPTTLPFDQQLELLERFATEVVPAVRAAAPTTLWEESDPYGGRPAVAGAHEPDAAARITELNHQHRSQHAFVS; encoded by the coding sequence GTGAAATTCCAGGTCCTGGACATCATCCCGCATCTGAAGAACCCGCTGACCGGGGAGATCGTGTCTCCGTCCGAGCGGCTCAGCCAGGTGGTGGAGACCGCGCGGCGGGCCGAGGAGCTCGGCTTCGACTCCTTCTCCGTCGGGGAGCGGCATGCGGGCGAGTTCATCTCGTCCTCGCCCACCACGGTGCTGGCCGCGATCGCCGCCGTCACCAGCCGCATCCGCCTGCAGAGCGGGGTCACGGTGCTCTCGGTGCTCGACCCGGTCCGCGTGGCCGAGGACTACGCCACGATCGACCAGCTCTCCGCCGGCCGCCTCGAACTGGTGATCGGCAAGGGCAACGAGGTGCTGCAGTACCCGCTCTTCGGCCTGTCCCTGGAGGACCAGTGGGATCTGCTCGCCGAGAAGTACGGCCTGCTGCACCGCCTCTGGCGGGAGGAGGGCGTCACCTGGGAGGGCCGCTTCCGTCCCGCGCTCACCGACCCGACCACGACGACGCCGCGCCCCTTCGCCGGGGCGCCGCGCGTCTGGCACGGCTCGGCGACGTCGTTGACCAGCGCGGCGCTCGCCGCCCAGTACGGCGACCCGCTCTTCACCGCGAACGCCATCCAGCCGCGGGAGAACTACAAGGTCCTGATCGATCACTACCGCGAGGAGTACGCACGGCACGGTCACGATCCCCGGTTCGCGTACCTGGGGTCGGGCAGTGGCGCGGGCGGGGTCTTCCTGGCCGACACCACCCAGGAGGCCAAGGCCCAGTTCGGCCCGGTCTACGAAGCGCTCACCGCGCACCGGAACGTCCCGGGCAACAACTCGCCGTACCGGGACATCGACCACGCGGTGGCCGAAGGCCCGGCGCTCGTGGGCAGTCCGGAGCAGGTGGTGGACAAGATCCTGTCCTATCACGAGCTCTACGGCCACGATCTGCAGTCCATCTCGCTGCCCACCACCCTGCCGTTCGACCAGCAGCTCGAGCTGCTCGAACGGTTCGCCACGGAGGTCGTCCCGGCCGTCCGCGCGGCGGCCCCGACCACCTTGTGGGAGGAGTCGGACCCCTACGGCGGCCGGCCCGCCGTCGCGGGGGCCCACGAACCGGACGCCGCCGCCCGCATCACCGAACTCAACCACCAGCACAGGAGTCAGCATGCCTTCGTCAGTTGA
- a CDS encoding DUF1684 domain-containing protein — protein sequence MPSSVDSTTAATGQAATAAPEPGAFQAEWYAWHARHEEQRAAPHGFLAVTGLHFLDDAPQRIPGIPGLWNAVEDTVTIILSAVERLSWDGRELNPDGTSSTTVLGPIAERDAVLLDHGRVQIEVARRGGFLVVRPRDPEYSLRADYPGTPAYPASEEFAVTAQVEYFEQPQAVTVGAVVEGIEHVYESPARLRFTLGGQEHVLTAFNGYAPGTFNVLFTDLTSGDTTYPANRSLVVTPAEDGTAVLDFNRAVNLPCAYTDFATCPLPPAGNRLPVAVEAGEKLPVERATAEAPRSAGAPEKEAAA from the coding sequence ATGCCTTCGTCAGTTGACAGCACCACGGCCGCGACCGGCCAGGCCGCCACGGCGGCCCCGGAGCCCGGCGCTTTCCAGGCCGAGTGGTACGCCTGGCACGCCCGCCACGAGGAACAGCGGGCCGCGCCTCACGGATTCCTGGCGGTCACCGGGCTGCACTTCCTGGACGACGCGCCCCAGAGGATCCCCGGCATCCCCGGCCTCTGGAACGCCGTCGAGGACACCGTGACCATCATCCTCTCCGCCGTCGAGCGGCTCAGCTGGGACGGCCGCGAACTGAACCCGGACGGCACCAGCAGCACCACCGTCCTCGGCCCCATCGCTGAGCGGGACGCCGTGCTGCTGGACCACGGTCGTGTGCAGATCGAGGTCGCCCGCCGGGGAGGTTTCCTGGTGGTCCGCCCCCGCGACCCCGAATACTCCCTCCGTGCCGACTACCCGGGCACGCCCGCCTACCCGGCGTCCGAGGAGTTCGCCGTGACGGCACAGGTCGAGTACTTCGAGCAGCCGCAGGCCGTCACGGTGGGGGCCGTGGTGGAGGGGATCGAGCACGTCTACGAGTCGCCTGCCCGCCTGCGGTTCACCCTGGGAGGGCAGGAGCACGTGCTGACCGCCTTCAACGGCTACGCACCCGGGACTTTCAACGTGCTGTTCACGGACCTGACCAGTGGCGACACCACCTACCCGGCCAACCGCTCGCTCGTGGTCACCCCGGCCGAGGACGGGACCGCCGTCCTGGACTTCAACCGCGCGGTGAACCTGCCGTGCGCCTACACGGACTTCGCCACGTGCCCCCTGCCGCCTGCGGGGAACCGCCTGCCGGTGGCCGTCGAGGCGGGGGAGAAGCTGCCGGTCGAGCGGGCCACGGCGGAGGCCCCGCGGTCCGCCGGGGCTCCCGAGAAGGAGGCCGCGGCATGA
- a CDS encoding FAD/NAD(P)-binding protein yields MSHRRPTLVMIGAGPRVAGVLERLAASAPELLRSPVDLHLVDPQEPGSGRVWRHHQYAGLLLNSMAQDITLFTDATVHCAGPRAEGPDLLAWAGLLTAGELDDDGHPADPALEDPALLAEAAALRTGSFPSRRLFGAYARWFLHRAVLRLAPRARVTVHRDTATAVHHDDAGYRVQLGSGPVLDADVVLYSLGHSDARPDARERTLTSFAERHGGLYLPPAYTADADYAGIAPGQDVLVSGMGLAFVDLVVLLFEGRGGRFTRRAEGGLDYVPSGREPRLWAGSRRGVPYHAKPQVPLRAPAPSGTRYLTQEAVGALLNSVDEIGFREHLWPLVAKDVAHAYYAELFAASPERVDGPWDAFERRLDTVEWGSAEQQRLLADFVPDPAYRLDFDQVDRPLGTGLNPEFGGLADREAAVLRHVEEDLRLRSDPSHSEQTALFTGFLYAYFSLGTLVPVERLSASALAEINEWWHGFFSFIDSGPPPHRLEEMLALHRGGFLRFLGPGAVIAPDETSGRFVASLPGSDDTVSAAVFVEARLPEPTVEGSRNPALWQLGSSGLGREKQVLTRAGVSSSGRLAVDAQQRILGPDGAERRHLFAVGPWTSAWGSAAFARPRTNAAPFRENDALARRLLKALNDVAAGGLTGSDAAPAPERLRA; encoded by the coding sequence ATGAGTCACCGCAGGCCCACGCTCGTCATGATCGGGGCGGGTCCGCGCGTGGCCGGAGTCCTGGAGCGACTGGCCGCGAGCGCGCCCGAACTCCTCCGCAGCCCGGTGGATCTGCACCTCGTGGACCCTCAGGAGCCGGGGTCGGGCCGCGTCTGGCGGCACCACCAGTACGCCGGTCTGCTGCTCAACTCCATGGCCCAGGACATCACCCTGTTCACGGACGCCACCGTGCATTGCGCGGGGCCACGGGCCGAGGGTCCTGACCTGCTGGCCTGGGCGGGTCTCCTGACCGCTGGGGAATTGGACGACGACGGCCACCCCGCCGACCCCGCGCTCGAGGATCCGGCACTGCTCGCCGAAGCCGCGGCCCTGCGCACCGGATCCTTCCCGAGCCGCCGGCTCTTCGGCGCCTACGCCCGCTGGTTCCTCCACCGGGCCGTACTGCGGCTGGCTCCGCGCGCCCGGGTCACCGTGCACCGCGACACCGCCACGGCCGTCCACCACGACGACGCCGGCTACCGCGTGCAGCTGGGCTCCGGGCCGGTGCTGGACGCCGACGTCGTGCTCTACTCCCTGGGGCACAGCGACGCCCGGCCGGACGCCCGCGAGCGCACCCTGACGTCTTTCGCCGAACGGCACGGCGGCCTGTACCTCCCTCCGGCCTACACCGCCGACGCGGACTACGCGGGCATCGCACCAGGTCAGGACGTGCTGGTGTCCGGCATGGGGCTGGCTTTCGTGGACCTCGTGGTCCTGCTGTTCGAGGGCCGCGGCGGGCGATTCACCCGGCGCGCCGAAGGCGGACTGGACTATGTGCCCTCCGGACGCGAACCCCGGCTGTGGGCGGGGTCCCGCCGCGGGGTGCCGTATCACGCGAAGCCACAGGTCCCCCTTCGGGCCCCGGCGCCGAGCGGCACCCGCTACCTCACCCAGGAGGCCGTGGGGGCACTGCTGAACTCGGTGGACGAGATCGGATTCCGGGAGCATCTCTGGCCTCTGGTGGCCAAGGATGTCGCCCACGCTTATTACGCGGAGCTGTTCGCGGCCTCGCCCGAACGGGTGGACGGACCGTGGGACGCCTTCGAGCGACGGCTCGACACCGTGGAGTGGGGGTCAGCCGAACAGCAGCGACTCCTGGCCGACTTCGTCCCGGACCCGGCGTACCGGCTGGACTTCGACCAGGTCGACCGCCCCCTCGGCACGGGACTGAACCCGGAGTTCGGCGGCCTGGCCGATCGCGAGGCGGCGGTGCTCCGGCACGTGGAGGAAGACCTCCGGCTGCGCAGCGACCCCTCGCACAGCGAGCAGACCGCGCTCTTCACCGGATTCCTCTACGCCTACTTCTCCCTGGGCACGCTCGTTCCAGTGGAGCGGCTGAGCGCGTCGGCGCTGGCCGAGATCAACGAGTGGTGGCACGGGTTCTTCTCCTTCATCGACTCCGGCCCGCCCCCGCACCGGCTCGAGGAAATGCTCGCGCTGCACCGCGGGGGGTTCCTGCGCTTCCTCGGGCCCGGGGCCGTGATCGCGCCGGACGAGACGAGCGGCCGGTTCGTCGCGTCCCTCCCGGGCAGCGACGACACCGTCAGCGCCGCCGTCTTCGTGGAGGCCCGCCTGCCCGAGCCGACCGTCGAGGGTTCCCGCAATCCCGCGCTCTGGCAGCTCGGGAGCAGCGGGCTGGGACGGGAGAAGCAGGTGCTCACCCGCGCCGGGGTCAGCAGCTCCGGGCGCCTGGCCGTGGATGCGCAGCAACGCATTCTGGGGCCCGATGGCGCGGAGCGGCGTCACCTGTTCGCCGTCGGCCCGTGGACGTCGGCGTGGGGGTCGGCCGCTTTCGCGCGGCCGCGCACCAACGCCGCCCCGTTCCGGGAGAACGACGCCCTGGCGCGGAGGCTTCTCAAAGCGCTCAACGACGTCGCGGCCGGCGGGCTCACCGGTTCGGACGCGGCGCCCGCGCCGGAAAGGCTGCGCGCCTGA
- a CDS encoding amino acid ABC transporter ATP-binding protein: protein MSTVEAAAPATPATAKHAAPGDVAPGTVGRVDIVNAHKSFGHVEVLKGVDLTVRPGEVTVIVGPSGSGKSTLLRTINHLEALNSGYIAIDGEPVGYRLKGNRLLERKEKDILAKRTGIGFVFQNFNLFPHLTVLENVIEAPIVAQGRSREEATAKAKVLLDRVGLADKAQAYPRQLSGGQQQRVAIARALALEPRLVLFDEPTSALDPELVNEVLDVIRDLARTGTTLIVVTHEMGFARDVADTVVFMDQGRIVESGPPAQLFGSPQQERTRAFLSKVIEPAFNI, encoded by the coding sequence ATGAGCACCGTCGAAGCAGCAGCCCCGGCCACCCCGGCCACGGCGAAGCATGCCGCACCGGGGGACGTCGCCCCCGGGACCGTGGGCCGTGTGGACATCGTCAACGCCCACAAGAGCTTCGGCCACGTCGAGGTCCTCAAGGGCGTCGACCTGACCGTCCGGCCCGGTGAGGTGACCGTGATCGTCGGGCCGTCCGGCTCCGGCAAGTCCACCCTCCTGCGGACCATCAACCACCTGGAGGCCCTGAACTCCGGCTACATCGCGATCGACGGCGAACCGGTCGGCTACCGTCTCAAGGGCAACCGCCTGCTGGAGCGCAAGGAGAAGGACATCCTGGCCAAGCGGACCGGCATCGGTTTCGTCTTCCAGAACTTCAACCTCTTCCCGCACCTGACCGTGCTGGAGAACGTGATCGAGGCGCCCATCGTGGCGCAGGGCCGGAGCCGCGAGGAGGCGACCGCCAAGGCGAAGGTCCTCCTGGACCGCGTCGGCCTGGCGGACAAGGCCCAGGCCTACCCGCGGCAGCTCTCGGGCGGTCAGCAGCAGCGCGTCGCGATCGCCCGGGCCCTGGCCCTCGAACCCCGCCTGGTCCTCTTCGATGAGCCCACCTCCGCCCTGGACCCCGAGCTGGTCAACGAGGTGCTGGACGTCATCCGGGACCTCGCCCGCACCGGCACCACGCTGATCGTGGTCACGCACGAGATGGGCTTCGCCCGGGACGTCGCCGACACCGTGGTCTTCATGGACCAGGGCCGCATCGTCGAGTCCGGGCCGCCCGCCCAGCTCTTCGGCAGTCCGCAGCAGGAACGCACCCGGGCGTTCCTCTCCAAAGTCATCGAACCTGCTTTCAACATCTAA
- a CDS encoding DinB family protein yields MTHTPEDIKTTLHRYLRARRTGLLAKLDGLGEYDLRRPLTRTGTNLLGLVKHVASVQAEYFGLVFDRPFEHPMPWGAPDAEDNADMWVPETESVQSILDLHHASAAHSDATIEALDLDAPGVVPWWKPETRNVTLHQILVHVDLETAHHAGHADIVRELIDGSVGYTAGHPNLPDFDEARWSAYRDRVEDAARAAAAAAGETVHG; encoded by the coding sequence ATGACTCACACCCCAGAGGACATCAAGACGACCCTGCACCGTTATCTCCGGGCGCGGCGAACGGGCCTGCTGGCGAAACTGGACGGGCTCGGAGAGTACGATCTCCGCCGTCCTCTGACCCGGACCGGGACCAATCTCCTGGGTCTGGTGAAGCACGTCGCCAGCGTCCAGGCCGAGTACTTCGGGCTGGTCTTCGACAGACCCTTCGAGCACCCCATGCCCTGGGGCGCTCCGGACGCCGAGGACAACGCGGACATGTGGGTGCCGGAGACGGAATCGGTCCAGAGCATCCTGGACCTGCATCACGCCTCGGCCGCTCACAGTGACGCCACCATCGAGGCACTGGACCTGGACGCCCCGGGCGTGGTGCCCTGGTGGAAGCCGGAGACGCGGAACGTCACGCTTCACCAGATCCTGGTCCATGTGGACCTGGAGACCGCTCATCACGCGGGCCACGCGGACATCGTGCGCGAACTGATCGACGGCAGTGTCGGATACACCGCGGGGCATCCGAACCTTCCCGACTTCGATGAGGCCCGCTGGTCCGCCTACCGTGACCGGGTCGAGGACGCGGCCCGTGCCGCTGCCGCCGCTGCGGGGGAGACCGTCCATGGGTGA
- a CDS encoding ABC transporter substrate-binding protein, with the protein MLHRTAPQRALALAALAAVVIPTLAACSDPGASAASGPTTAARNGVTYNTSPQQDRIRVQKDPAAAAKVPAAVSKDGKLTVATSAGSIPLSFHATDDKTPVGSELDIAQLVADKLGLELDVKVTSWESWPLKTQSGEVETVFSNVGINGERVKLFDFSSYRAAFMGFEAKKDSTLEIKGSDDISGKKISVGSGTNQEKILLAWNKELEAKGKAPAQLEYYANEADTILALSSGRTDLNLGPYPSAVYRANTRDDLKVVGKVNAGWPATTLVAAVAKRGNGLADAITAALNSSIKDGSYAKVLARWGLSEEALPDSETITAENYGSTPGAKK; encoded by the coding sequence ATGCTTCACCGCACCGCACCCCAGCGCGCCCTGGCTCTCGCGGCGCTCGCCGCCGTCGTCATCCCCACGCTCGCCGCGTGCTCCGACCCGGGAGCCAGCGCGGCCTCGGGTCCCACCACCGCCGCCCGCAACGGCGTCACCTACAACACCTCGCCGCAGCAGGACCGGATCCGGGTGCAGAAGGACCCGGCCGCCGCCGCGAAGGTCCCCGCCGCCGTGTCCAAGGACGGGAAGCTGACCGTCGCCACGAGCGCCGGTTCCATCCCGCTGTCCTTCCACGCCACGGATGACAAGACGCCGGTCGGCAGCGAGCTGGACATCGCCCAGCTCGTGGCGGACAAGCTCGGCCTGGAACTGGACGTGAAGGTCACGTCGTGGGAGAGCTGGCCGCTGAAGACCCAGTCCGGCGAGGTGGAGACCGTGTTCTCGAACGTCGGGATCAACGGGGAACGCGTGAAGCTGTTCGACTTCTCCAGCTACCGCGCCGCGTTCATGGGGTTCGAGGCGAAGAAGGACTCCACGCTGGAGATCAAGGGCTCGGACGACATCTCCGGCAAGAAGATCTCCGTGGGATCCGGCACCAACCAGGAGAAGATCCTGCTGGCCTGGAACAAGGAGCTTGAAGCGAAGGGCAAGGCGCCCGCGCAGCTGGAGTACTACGCCAACGAGGCGGACACCATCCTCGCCCTGTCCTCCGGCCGCACCGATCTGAACCTCGGCCCGTACCCGTCTGCCGTGTACCGGGCGAACACGCGTGACGACCTCAAGGTCGTGGGCAAGGTCAACGCGGGCTGGCCGGCCACCACGCTCGTGGCGGCGGTCGCCAAGCGCGGAAACGGCCTGGCCGACGCCATCACCGCGGCGCTGAACTCGAGCATCAAGGACGGCAGCTACGCCAAGGTCCTCGCCCGCTGGGGCCTGTCCGAAGAGGCCCTGCCGGACTCCGAGACCATCACGGCGGAGAACTACGGATCCACCCCGGGAGCGAAGAAGTGA
- a CDS encoding LLM class flavin-dependent oxidoreductase encodes MSGFLILEADGAGSHPAAWRASRTAPAAVLGPEQLRDVALAAESAGFHALSYADGPLPEGADAQARLNALQRAAFVGPLTHAIGLLPEVDTVYTEPFHVATQLASLDYVSQGRGGWLLAASDDAREAAAVGRSVADGDRRRAEAGASVEANRRLWDSWEDDAVIKDVDSGRYLDADRLHYADFQADLGDGEGYFVKGPSIIPRPLQGQLPVVAPADLVSEDGPLSPREVDAVLVSAPSLESLRPRLAEAREEFGPRSEGGPALVAELDVVLDVRGLSAADRLAALDAATPWASGRARFVGTAEKLAETLADLLGLADGVRLHPAVLDTDLPELSALTLPLLRSRNLLRPTTPGGAFRAVLGLERAVNRYSTEAARSVAAGTGAQA; translated from the coding sequence ATGAGCGGGTTCCTCATCCTTGAAGCGGACGGCGCCGGATCGCACCCGGCCGCCTGGCGCGCGAGTCGCACGGCGCCCGCCGCGGTCCTGGGCCCCGAACAGCTCCGGGACGTGGCGCTTGCCGCGGAATCGGCGGGCTTCCATGCCCTGAGTTACGCGGACGGGCCCCTGCCGGAGGGCGCCGACGCGCAGGCCCGGCTCAACGCCCTCCAGCGCGCGGCGTTCGTGGGGCCGCTGACCCATGCGATCGGGCTCCTGCCCGAGGTCGACACCGTCTACACCGAGCCGTTCCATGTGGCGACGCAGCTGGCCAGTCTCGACTACGTGTCCCAAGGCCGTGGCGGCTGGCTGCTCGCGGCGAGCGACGACGCGCGGGAGGCCGCCGCCGTCGGGCGTTCCGTGGCGGACGGTGACCGCCGCCGTGCCGAGGCGGGAGCGTCCGTGGAGGCGAACCGCCGGCTGTGGGACTCCTGGGAGGACGACGCTGTGATCAAGGACGTCGACTCAGGCCGCTACCTGGACGCCGACCGCCTCCACTACGCCGACTTCCAGGCGGACCTGGGCGACGGCGAGGGCTACTTCGTGAAGGGCCCGTCCATCATTCCGCGCCCCCTGCAGGGTCAGCTGCCCGTCGTGGCGCCGGCCGACCTGGTCTCGGAGGACGGTCCGCTGTCGCCGCGCGAGGTGGACGCCGTCCTGGTGAGCGCACCCTCGCTCGAGAGCCTCCGCCCCCGGCTCGCCGAGGCGCGGGAGGAGTTCGGCCCCCGTTCCGAGGGCGGTCCCGCCCTGGTCGCCGAGCTGGACGTGGTGCTCGACGTGCGGGGCCTGAGCGCCGCCGACCGCCTGGCCGCGCTGGACGCGGCCACACCGTGGGCCAGCGGGCGCGCGCGGTTCGTGGGGACGGCCGAGAAGCTTGCGGAGACCCTCGCGGATCTCCTGGGCCTCGCTGACGGAGTCCGCCTGCACCCGGCCGTCCTCGACACGGACCTGCCGGAACTGTCCGCGCTGACCCTCCCGCTGCTGCGCTCGCGGAACCTCCTGCGGCCGACGACGCCGGGAGGCGCCTTCCGCGCCGTGCTCGGACTGGAGCGCGCGGTCAATCGCTATTCGACGGAGGCCGCGCGCAGCGTCGCGGCCGGGACAGGGGCACAGGCATGA
- a CDS encoding GNAT family N-acetyltransferase, whose protein sequence is MSITANHLTESAPGVSSQAVPSPAVSSQSESSPAGLLDVTVVQVALDDARVKPLLDELAVEYSTRYGDFFSAAGAQEELSRYPASEFEPPHGALLILQEGGETVAGGAFRRYDQETAEFKRIWTHSAHRRKGLARRVLVELEHVARDRGYTRVYLTTGPRQPEAKALYLATGYTPLFDLDADPEEIKHLAFTKPLSAA, encoded by the coding sequence ATGAGCATCACCGCGAACCACCTGACCGAATCCGCCCCCGGCGTCTCCTCGCAGGCTGTCCCCTCACCGGCAGTGTCCTCACAGAGCGAGTCCTCCCCAGCCGGACTTCTCGACGTGACAGTCGTCCAGGTCGCCCTGGATGACGCCCGGGTGAAGCCGCTGCTGGACGAGCTCGCCGTCGAATACTCCACCCGGTACGGCGATTTCTTCTCGGCGGCCGGCGCACAGGAAGAGCTGTCCCGGTATCCGGCCAGCGAGTTCGAGCCCCCGCACGGCGCGCTCCTGATCCTGCAGGAGGGCGGAGAGACCGTGGCCGGCGGGGCGTTCCGCCGCTATGACCAGGAGACGGCCGAGTTCAAGAGGATCTGGACGCACTCCGCGCACCGCCGCAAGGGCCTGGCCCGCCGGGTGCTGGTGGAGCTGGAGCATGTGGCCCGGGACCGCGGGTACACCAGGGTCTACCTGACGACGGGTCCCCGGCAGCCCGAGGCGAAGGCGCTGTACCTCGCCACGGGGTACACACCGCTCTTCGACCTCGACGCCGACCCGGAGGAGATCAAACACCTGGCCTTCACCAAGCCTCTCTCGGCCGCCTGA
- a CDS encoding GNAT family N-acetyltransferase — protein sequence MGEEPDMLAEYDSQLRLDAEAQGALARRLLHWYPREGVLVEAPGVGEGAGDGPFLPVMTAVFAGEAGFISHGAVGQEGNAALLRDELTRPGRLAALVDAGVAAVLDLAGELRGLDDESATGSGRNSAAGGEADGTGFTADAALTTDTALSPGAGSLTSATRAGTVMQSGSVPAGTPVRAPRRPLSTLEWKTRSHDGLPGLGDALRAAGFTEGEEESVMIGDAAALAVEVPLPDGVSLQQVLTLEDALALCIAAEDAFGGSAADAPRRAADLMGRLARGNGTEAWMAVADGEVVSGGRLEPVPGTDFAGIWGGFTLEEWRGQGIYRAVTAQRARAALAQGISLINSDSTDYSRPILERYGFVRVTGTTPFEREFG from the coding sequence ATGGGTGAGGAACCGGACATGCTGGCCGAGTATGACTCTCAGTTGAGGCTCGACGCCGAGGCCCAGGGCGCGCTGGCGCGTCGCCTGCTGCACTGGTATCCCCGGGAGGGCGTGCTGGTGGAGGCTCCGGGCGTCGGGGAGGGCGCGGGGGACGGCCCGTTCCTCCCGGTCATGACGGCGGTGTTCGCGGGAGAAGCGGGCTTCATCAGTCATGGCGCGGTGGGTCAGGAAGGGAATGCCGCACTGCTGCGGGACGAGCTGACCCGTCCGGGGCGCCTGGCCGCTCTGGTGGATGCCGGGGTCGCCGCCGTTCTGGACCTGGCGGGCGAGCTCCGAGGTCTGGACGATGAGTCCGCCACCGGATCCGGCAGGAACAGTGCCGCCGGGGGAGAAGCCGACGGCACGGGATTCACCGCAGACGCTGCGCTCACCACAGACACTGCGCTCTCGCCCGGTGCCGGATCGCTGACGTCCGCAACTCGGGCCGGGACGGTCATGCAGAGTGGCTCGGTGCCGGCCGGCACACCGGTGCGCGCTCCTCGCCGTCCGCTGTCCACGCTCGAATGGAAGACCCGCAGCCATGACGGGCTCCCCGGTTTGGGGGACGCGCTCCGGGCGGCGGGCTTCACGGAGGGCGAGGAGGAATCGGTGATGATCGGGGATGCCGCCGCGCTCGCCGTCGAGGTTCCTCTTCCCGACGGCGTCAGCCTGCAGCAGGTGCTGACCCTCGAGGACGCCCTGGCGCTCTGCATCGCGGCGGAGGACGCGTTCGGCGGGAGCGCCGCCGATGCTCCGCGTCGCGCCGCTGATCTGATGGGTCGGCTGGCCCGGGGGAACGGCACCGAGGCGTGGATGGCGGTGGCCGACGGTGAAGTGGTGTCCGGTGGGCGGCTGGAGCCGGTGCCGGGAACCGACTTCGCCGGGATCTGGGGTGGCTTCACGTTGGAGGAGTGGCGTGGCCAGGGCATCTACCGGGCGGTGACCGCGCAACGCGCCCGCGCGGCGCTGGCCCAGGGCATCTCACTGATCAACAGCGACTCGACCGACTACTCGCGGCCGATCCTGGAACGGTACGGCTTCGTCCGCGTCACGGGGACCACGCCGTTCGAGCGCGAGTTCGGGTAG